The genome window tgtcacaagtactcctgttctttttgtggatacagactaacacggctgctactctgaaacctaaataaGGCATTGCTTTCTTCTAGAAatgtttgctcttttaaaatttataaaatcaAACAAAACCAATTAAGGTAGGAAGATAAAATGAAGTGGGGAAGGAATAAAAGAAGATGGAGAAATCATgcaaactggaaaaaacaaaGCTACTTTccacctcctgctgctgccaagcaaagaaaaaaaccctcctcTTCAGTACAGAGTTCTGTTGCATTACAGAAGAACTCAGCATAATCTATCTTTTCTTGTTACTTGTTACCCACTTCCAAATTAGCATAACTGTTCACTAATTAGTATCTCCCACTCTTGCTATGTACGATGTGGAGCTGTACCAAACTTCTTGGAATGCTGTTCAGATAATAGCTTTCAGTGGGGCTACCTTGTCAAATTCCTGGTACCTGTGTTGTTGAACACCATCTTAACATGTATTGGCAGAGGAGAAAATCATGTTATTTTACACTCTGCCTTGGTTTCTGACCTACTTAGTAAGCACATACTTTCTTTCTAATTAAGATTGTTATTAGGAGGCAAATCTGACACACCACTCATTTTGAGGTAAACGGTTCAATATTGCCTTTGGGGTTTTAAGAATTTCTTCATTTGTGGTTGTCAGTAATCAGTCAGTCATAAGCTGAAATTTGGAGTATTAAGACAGGCTGAATTCTTTCTAGTTTTGCATCCTACTAAAGGTATTAGAGGTTTTATCAAATTATATAATAATGGATGGTTAATTAAACAAATGAAAGTGAAATCTTACATTTATTGAACACTGAATTGACTGTTCATTAACTGTTCTAATTTTTAGCAACGTATTGtatagaacagaggtgggcaaactacggcccgtgggccacatccagcctgcgggaCTGTCGTGCCCGGctcctgagctcccggccggggaggctagcccccagcccctcccctgctgtcccccatcccctgcagcttcagtttgctgcgccgccagcgctctggcccactgctcctgccaggcagcacggcagcggggctgcaagctcctgcttcTCTGAGTGGCATAGTAAGGAAgcggagaggggagggggggtttggATATGGGGtaaggggtcccagggggcactcacgggacagggaacagggggcagttggatggggcggaggttctgtgggggggcggtcaggagactgggaacagggggggttggataggtgtgggagtcccaaggggcctgtcagggggcgggggtgtggatagggggcgggggggcagtcaggggacaggaagcaggggggttggatagggagtggggtcctGGTGGGGGGGCAGTTAAGGacgggggtcctgggagggggcagtcaggggacaaggagcagggggggttggatgggtcagaggttctgaggggggcagtcgggggctggaaatgggaggggggcggatagggggcgggggccaggttgtttggggaggcacagccttccctacccggccctccatacagttttgcaactccgatgtggccctcgggccaaaaagtttgcccaccccggtataGAACAATACATGTGGTTATATAATGTCAGTTTTCTTGAACTGTATCTACTGATCTCTTTAAAGATTCCCCAACATATATTCAGTCAGACATCGGGCTTTGTTATGCGGGCAATGTGGAAATCTCTGGAGAAGCTTTTCTGGAGGATCTGAaaattcaggttagatattatcCTTTCTATGTCACCATGCTACTGTGATTCCATAAGTGAgctatattaatatatattttttatttccttttccccTCATCTCCAGTATGTTCTGATATGGCATTTGCTTATATGCCATGTTCAGTGGTAAGTACCAACAGGCACTATGAGCATGTAACTCAGACATTTTCCTAGTATCTGTTTCCTGCAATTGCCATTCTACCTTTCACATGTTCCCAGCTGCTAGAATCATGCTGCACTTCATCTGAAACTTTACCTTTTATGGTTTGCAGGCTTACTTTTATCTTGTTATTGTAAAAGTGATAAATAAGAAAAACACACACCTCTACAAACACTATCAAAAGAACCACTTTCCATTTCTACATTGTTCCTGTATTAGTTTTTTGTGTTTCATATGTTGAATTTAATGATTCAATAAATGCTTTTGGTACTAAGAAGACCTGATTATGTCATTTTGGAAGATGTGGATTTGGCCCTGTTGGGTGGAATCTAAAATGCATTTTAGTAATTATTCCTGATGCCTTAGCAATTGTAGCAAGCTTTTGGAGAAGAAAACATAACTAACTGAATAGATTTTTATAAATTCCACTGCAAAGGGCACATTATTCACCCAATTGGTTGTTCCATTTTCACTGCATGGGTGACTATCTTCTTAACTATGCTCCATATTACATGTCACTTTTAGGTTAGACTGGAACAGCTTGGTTTCAGCCAAACACTTTTTGTGTGGCCAACTAATATGAAAGGCCATGTTGAACATTTACATCCTTTATGCACATCAAAGAAACCAACTCAGAATGGGAACAGCAGTGTGCATTTGATATACCTTTTGCAAAAGAGTAGGGAAAGCTTACTTGGCACCTGGCTGGAGTGATCATGTCTCATCCCATTCACTTTTAAAACCAAAATATAAACCAGAGTCTGTAAGTGTTTTCAAAGAATCTCAGAACCTGTTTCTTAAACTGAGGAATGTTGGGGAGGGAGTTCACTCAGATTTGTTTTGGGGCTGAAAAGGAAATCCACCCCTTGTAGTCCTCACCGGACAGTAGTTAAGCGGACAACAGAGTAGAAGTAGATCTGTGTAAATTCATTCTCTATATTTATAATTACTTAAATACTGCACAGAGGATCAGTCAAATGGGTTACATTGTGTGACATTACTACATCTTTGCAACTAGACTGGCAACTAAAATTACTGAAGAGATGTTTGGTTTTTTCAGGCCATGACCTTGCCCTTCTTCCAGGAGCTCAGTGTCCCATCACCCGAGTTTCTCAGAGCCTGGACATTGGAAAGTAAGCGCCCAGGCAAGCTTTTACGAAACAACCAGCAACAACTCAAGTAGGTTTCTAATTGAACACTCAACCTTCAGTCTGTTGCAACGCTACATGACTGGATTGTGAGATGGATTGGTGGAGAAATATACCAGTTCAGTCAATATTAACAGAAAACCCATTCCTGGTAATTTCAATGTTGTGAGTTGAGTAACTGTTATAAATTAGATGTTTTTCACATGAAatattatgtttttgttttaatttttttaatcaggctAAGTTTATTGGTtatgctaactttttttttttttattaatttttgaaATGCAGTATGCAccttattggattttttttctcttgttgcTTTCAAACAGGCTATGACTTCAGTTTTCCAACTCAACATAAGATGTCAAATTATAAcacatgatttttaaatatgaaaaaaacaaaaccaaggtGTAATCTTAATAAAACTCATCTGTCTTTCTTTATTAGTGAATATAAACTGGGAGGCAGAACAGAAATCTGTATAGAGCCTTTACAGAAGGAAGAGAATCTGGGGTAAGTACTACAAATACCTATTAGTATTTTATTGCTGTACATTACTAGATGAGACTTAATCTAGCAGTTCTTAATTTAAAACTTTCTGTCAAAGTTCCAGCCAGTGCTTTGTTCTAGGATACTTTATTTCAAACCCAGATTATTTTACTTCTTATTTCCCAGCAGAACTATTCCTTAGAAGGAGAAGAATTGATCAGGAATgtgcatggctcctggaagcttGATTCACAAGAACTTTGTTAccccttattttattttttctgatcACAGCCCCAGTGACTTGCTGCTTCGGGTGCAGATGGGCATACCCGGGGAGAGGGATTACTACCACTCTGTGGATTTGGTGTGGGATATCTCCAAAGAATGCACAGCATGGGCACTGAGGCATAGACTTGCTGCTCACTATTCTCTCCCTGTGGAGAAAAtcgaaattgcaaaatacttccctGAGAAGTTTGAGTGGATGACAATCTCCAgctgggtaagatctgaaatgaCAGAGGAACTAATTTGGGACTGGAATGACAGATGCCAACGATTTTACTTTGTGCAGAGATTGTTAATAAAAAAGTAAAGTAGGAAAGTTTAAATACATTTGAACACACATTTCGTTCAGTGTTATCCATCAGGTGGATCTGGAAGTGAATGGAGCTGGTTATtccttaagggcctgatccaactcttactgaagtcagtggaaggacaATGAGAGTTCAGTTGCATCCTAAGCCAGTAGAACTGGGGCACCATTTAGGAGCCCTCACCCCATTTCATACCTGAGGTCTGCTCACAGCACACGCCCTAATCCCAGATGGAGCTCTGCAACATAGCTTGAGTGTGATATATATTATGAGTTCTGTACTGCTCACAGCTTCcacttttggggcagggagtttgtctATAAacaggcagggtgattaagataacaaaaggtttgtcattaaattaaattaaggatagttagatgatcctgaaagcattgccaggcactccagttaaaagaaaggaaacaaagggaaggaataaatgatgagaatggagagaagtaaacagtggtgtcctccaggcatctgtactgggaccagtactgttcgacatattcataaatgatctggaaaagggggtaaaccagtgaggtggcaaaatttgcagatgataaaaaattactaaagatagttactcaagtccaaagctgactgcaaagagttacaaagggatatcacaaaactgggtgactgggcaacgcaatggcaaatgaaattcatgtTAACAAATGCAAagttaatgcacattggaaaacataatcccaactatacatacaaaatgatggggtctaaattagctgtttgagaaagagatcttggagtcgttgtggatggttctttgaaaacatctgctcaatgtgcaatggcaataaaaaaaagcaaacagaatgtagggaatcattaggaaagggatagataataaggcagaaaatatcatattgcttctatataaatccatggtacatccacatattgaatactgcaggcagatttggtcactccatctcaaaaaagatatattggaattggaaaaggtacacaaatgggcaacaaaaattattaggggtatggaacggcttccgtatgaagagagattgataaaactgagacttttcagcttggaaaagagatgattaaggggggatatgatagaagtctataaaattatgactggtgtggagaaattaatgttatttaccctttcacctaacacaagaactagggatcaccctatgaaattaataggcaggagatttaacacaaagaaaaggaagtattccttcacagtcaacatgtgaaatttgttgccagggatgttgtgaaggccaaaactataacagtgTTCCagtaagaactagataagtttatgaaggaaaggcccatcaatggctattagccagggtgggcagggatggtgtccctagcctctgtttgccagaagctgtgagtgggcgacaggggatggatcactcaatgattgcctgttccgttcattcattccctctgtagcATCTGGTATTGACCACTGTgggaatacaggatactgggttagatggatctttggtctgacccagtatggccattctgctGTTCTTATATATAACCTTATCTATaccccctgctgtaacccactagaccccactcccctcccagagctgagatagaacccagaagtcctgacggggtcagtctctctctgtagagttagtaacaaaataaaaatatacattaaaattttaaacctaaccagtgtcccttaagtgacttgccaaaagaTGTCAGAAcgtgttagtattagagctgagtgggtttaataattattaattttctttcttttagataggaattagatacagtgctcctgtcagctaattgctAAGTTATCTGTCAAAAACCTAGAGTTTTcaagtgcctaagtagcccctggaatcacagttaaagtctcccgcctcccctccccaatcTGAAATGGCACCCCTGCAGTAGAACTTCCAAGTTCTGCGATGTTAATGAGGTAAAAGCTCTTTGGGGTGGATGGAAGTGGCATTGATCACATGATGAAATGCTCCACTCAGCTTCTTTTACTGTACTTTAGAAATTGCTTATGTAGATTGAAAAGCTTTCTAAGGTTTCAGGCCAGAGATAAGTATAAAACCAGAAACCATTTTAAtatgtgattttatatatatatatatatatatatatatatatatatatatatatatatatatatatatatatatatatatatatatataaaaccataAATGCAGGTTTGGATTTTCATGTGTgcttttttgttctttcttttggggttttttctaATCCCATAGTTGCTGGAATGAGTTTACGGAAATAACACAGAGAGTTCTGCTGAAGTAAGCAGATCCTCTGATTAAGGACCATAGTTAACTGATTATAAATGTAGTATAATCTAGACCTCCTTTGTTGGAGGGATGTGGGAGATTTAAAGTATGTGTATGGAGAAGAGGAAGGATAAGTGGGAAACCTCAGGGTGAATGAGGGTAAGGGGCCTACGTGGAGGAAAACTTGTTGACATAGGTGCATGTGCAATTCTAAGAATAAATAAGACTCTTCAGTTGCTGAAGAGCAGCTGCCCACAGGAGTTTTATACCTTAGAAGGTGAAACCAACAAAAATCAGTTTAAGAATCTCTGAAATCTCTAGGCTTAGGACATGTGAACACTTTGATACTTTGGCTTTATTCAGACCCAGCAAATTTCAAAGAGGAAACGGAAGAAAAAACAGGAGAGTTTGCAGTCAGCACCCTTTCACCTGAAAGATGGAGACATTATCGGTGTAAAGGTAAACTTAAGAATTAACACAGTTGTGAAAATAGCTGGGATTTAACAGCCAGTCGTATTAGTGAACAAGCACTTAGTTTCAACAGTAATAATATCCACTGTGTCCTGATTTCTGCCTCATTCTTCTGTATCCCTTTGCATGTGTATGACAGTGACTGCATATAAACATCTGTCATCACTTTGTGTGAAAGTGGGGACAGGGCACTGTTCCTGTTGCTGCCTCTCCCGATGCTCTTTACCAGCCTAATGGAAGAGTACGGAGGATACTGTGGGGATCCcaccactctgttttatttcaGATTCAGTAACCCAAGTGTTTTGGTCCAAAGATTGtaagttttaaaaatacacctctaccccgatataacgctgtcctcaggagccaaaaatttttaccgcattatagatgaaaccacgttatatcgaactcgctttgatccgccggagtgtgcagccccgcccccctgtagcgctgctttaccgcattttatccgaattcgtgttatgtcGGGGTATAGGTGTATGTTCAGCCAAATGAATTGTATTAAACTGCTAAGAGGCTGATGTAATATATTATGAGAACTAAAACAATAAACTAATGCACTCAATACTTTCTGGCAACAGAATCTCCTACTTGAGGATGGTAAGGACTTCAGTACTGTGAGAGATGATATTGGGAAGGAGACACAGAGGCAGCTTgcaatggaaaaaaagaaaaggtattTATTACAGTATTTTTGTGTTCTCAGATATGCAAAGGGGTTTACTAGTTTTCACAGATTTTTAGTGCTGTGATACTTTGAGGCAGAAGATGTAACTAAGGATAGTCAATGCCCAGTAACAGTTTTCAGTCCTGACAGTACCAAAGGAGGTGCACTGAATAAAAGTAATTCAGAAacttctttcagagtagcagccgtgttagtctgtatccgcaaaaagaacaggagtacttgtggcaccttagagattaacaaatttattagagcataagctttcgtgggctactgcccacttcttcggatgcatatagagtggaacatatattgaggagatatatatacacacatacagagagcatgaacaggtgggagttgtcttaccaactctgagaggccaattaagtgagaacattttttttgaagtgataatcaagctagcccagtacagacagtttgataaatgtgagaatacttacaaggggagatagattcaatgtttgtaatggctcagccattccgagtccttattcaatcctgagttgattgtaagGTGCCTCAAAAGCTTCTTGTTTTTAATACTATTTCTGTACCATGAACCCATTCAACTTGTGGGgctcagttcttcttcgagtgatggtccctattgtattccactgagggtaaTGGGCATATGCCCAGAGCTTTTCAAAGTAGTAGTGTCTGTTGGTCCATGCATGCGCCCCTGCATTGCC of Chrysemys picta bellii isolate R12L10 chromosome 11, ASM1138683v2, whole genome shotgun sequence contains these proteins:
- the TRAF3IP1 gene encoding TRAF3-interacting protein 1 isoform X22; this translates as MDDSCLRPINRNGKLLSPVPEDYTVKEAELKMGSLLGLCHGKAPTSTQLFLYFVVGSDLQGAPEMEIVVEETASVRECLNVMLKKSGLPGDNWHLRRIDWCYEAGEALSEEGARLKELNVCSGDTLVITEGKLPPKGFLKVPIWWYKPLMHFGQQESMQDQVNCMMGTLRVSPAGDSPTYIQSDIGLCYAGNVEISGEAFLEDLKIQAMTLPFFQELSVPSPEFLRAWTLESKRPGKLLRNNQQQLNEYKLGGRTEICIEPLQKEENLGPSDLLLRVQMGIPGERDYYHSVDLVWDISKECTAWALRHRLAAHYSLPVEKIEIAKYFPEKFEWMTISSWTQQISKRKRKKKQESLQSAPFHLKDGDIIGVKNLLLEDGKDFSTVRDDIGKETQRQLAMEKKKSRQAQRLQNNVFSEGKVATKHRKPEVALSINVGIFR
- the TRAF3IP1 gene encoding TRAF3-interacting protein 1 isoform X23, coding for MAFAYMPCSVAMTLPFFQELSVPSPEFLRAWTLESKRPGKLLRNNQQQLNEYKLGGRTEICIEPLQKEENLGPSDLLLRVQMGIPGERDYYHSVDLVWDISKECTAWALRHRLAAHYSLPVEKIEIAKYFPEKFEWMTISSWTQQISKRKRKKKQESLQSAPFHLKDGDIIGVKNLLLEDGKDFSTVRDDIGKETQRQLAMEKKKSRQAQRLQNNVFSEGKVATKHRKPEVALSINVGIFR